The following coding sequences lie in one Alicyclobacillus curvatus genomic window:
- a CDS encoding ROK family protein translates to MRLLGGIDIGGTKCAVTLGRSTGGEIEVIAKQRFPTPASPLEALKAMTDALQELLFERSARLPAKASQESSSDPSTGYSPEKLSAIGISCGGPLNSKAGLVLGPPNLPGWDRVDVVGPFQDHFHVPVGLQNDANACALAEWKWGAGRGYSNLIFLTFGTGMGAGLILDGRLYSGTNDMGGEVGHVRLAEEGPIGYGKAGSFEGFCSGGGIAHLARQMAHANIVRGTPVAFCNALSDLDHVTAATVAQAANDGDPLANEVFRISGQRLGQGISVLIDILNPERIIIGSIYQRQEALLRPHMLEQIAREAIPLSASVCEVVPAALGDAVGDLASLSVAEYICEQGSSK, encoded by the coding sequence ATGAGACTACTCGGGGGAATTGACATTGGCGGTACAAAGTGCGCGGTAACTTTAGGCAGGTCAACGGGCGGGGAAATCGAAGTTATTGCTAAGCAACGCTTTCCGACGCCTGCCTCTCCCTTGGAAGCCTTAAAGGCGATGACGGACGCTTTGCAGGAGCTGTTGTTTGAACGGTCGGCGCGACTACCAGCAAAGGCGTCGCAGGAGTCATCTTCGGACCCGTCCACGGGATATTCGCCGGAAAAGTTGTCGGCGATTGGGATAAGTTGCGGTGGCCCTCTGAACAGCAAAGCAGGTCTGGTTCTCGGACCACCTAACTTGCCCGGATGGGACAGGGTGGATGTTGTCGGGCCGTTTCAGGACCACTTCCATGTTCCTGTGGGTCTGCAAAACGATGCAAATGCGTGTGCCCTGGCGGAGTGGAAGTGGGGTGCAGGACGCGGCTACAGCAATCTCATCTTTCTCACGTTTGGTACTGGGATGGGCGCGGGCCTCATCTTGGATGGCCGATTGTACAGCGGGACCAACGACATGGGCGGGGAGGTTGGACACGTCCGCCTTGCTGAGGAAGGCCCGATTGGTTACGGCAAGGCAGGGTCATTCGAAGGTTTTTGCAGTGGGGGAGGGATTGCCCATCTCGCACGTCAGATGGCTCACGCGAACATCGTGCGAGGTACGCCTGTTGCTTTCTGCAATGCGCTATCGGACCTCGACCACGTCACGGCGGCGACTGTCGCACAGGCGGCAAATGATGGCGATCCGCTGGCAAATGAGGTCTTTCGCATCTCCGGTCAAAGGTTGGGACAGGGAATCAGCGTATTGATTGATATCCTGAATCCTGAACGAATTATCATTGGGAGCATCTATCAACGTCAAGAAGCCTTGCTCCGACCTCACATGCTCGAACAAATCGCTCGTGAGGCCATCCCGTTGTCCGCATCGGTCTGCGAGGTTGTTCCAGCAGCACTCGGTGATGCAGTCGGAGACTTGGCCAGCCTATCCGTCGCTGAGTATATCTGCGAGCAAGGCAGTAGCAAGTAA
- a CDS encoding SIS domain-containing protein: MTAQVEALCRRYPDLEPCKGSIEQAIVMLVRCYGNGGKVLVCGNGGSASDSEHVVGELMKGFMKKRPVPSQVQTRLVEMFGAHGEYLANQLQGALPAISLVSHTALLTAIVNDVADSMVFAQQVYGYGRPGDVLIGLSTSGNSKNVIHAMQVAKAQGLRTIGLTGASGGEMNDVCDVIIKVPYQFTPEIQERHLPIYHTICIALEEEFFDV; this comes from the coding sequence ATGACAGCACAGGTTGAGGCCCTATGTCGACGCTACCCAGACCTAGAACCGTGCAAAGGGTCCATTGAGCAAGCCATTGTCATGTTGGTGCGTTGTTATGGCAACGGCGGAAAAGTGCTTGTCTGTGGAAACGGCGGCAGTGCGTCAGACAGTGAACACGTCGTCGGTGAGCTGATGAAGGGGTTCATGAAGAAACGGCCTGTTCCATCACAAGTGCAAACTCGCTTGGTTGAGATGTTTGGTGCGCACGGGGAGTACTTGGCAAACCAACTGCAAGGAGCTTTGCCTGCCATTTCCCTCGTCAGCCATACAGCCCTTCTCACAGCCATTGTCAATGATGTTGCAGACTCGATGGTATTTGCACAGCAAGTGTACGGTTACGGTCGCCCCGGGGACGTCCTGATTGGCCTTAGTACGTCGGGTAACTCTAAAAATGTCATTCACGCGATGCAGGTCGCGAAGGCTCAAGGTCTGCGGACGATTGGTCTCACTGGTGCTTCGGGTGGTGAGATGAACGATGTCTGTGATGTCATCATCAAGGTTCCCTATCAATTCACTCCAGAAATCCAGGAGCGGCACCTGCCAATTTACCACACCATTTGCATTGCACTTGAAGAGGAATTCTTTGACGTATGA
- a CDS encoding Gfo/Idh/MocA family oxidoreductase — MIRVALLSKWHVHADDYAGQAKRNENVEIKLVWDEQAERGAKWAEALGVAFEADLDKVLTNPEIDAVIVTTPTNAHYALIMAAIRAGKHVFTEKVLAFTRQECLDILHAAKDADVNVMVSLPRLTDAYYVVAQDALDRGLLGNLTSVRCRLAHNGAVPTEQAPSGWLPAHFFDAELCGGGALIDLGAHPIYLTNRLAGQPTAVSARFSSYLDKGVDDNSVVLVEYESGALGIIEAGFVAGRSPFSLEMHGTEGSVLVEDSNLKIKSRKLPEDRWYLVDNTADAQVLSQYFPVHHRLPMPMEQWVQSITDGIEPSITAYDVIGLTAINEAAAASNATASRVTVAPFEA; from the coding sequence ATGATTCGAGTCGCATTGCTAAGCAAATGGCACGTGCACGCTGATGACTACGCGGGCCAGGCAAAGCGTAACGAGAACGTAGAAATTAAGCTGGTTTGGGATGAACAGGCCGAGCGTGGCGCGAAGTGGGCAGAGGCTCTCGGAGTCGCCTTCGAAGCGGATTTGGACAAGGTTCTCACAAACCCGGAAATTGACGCGGTAATTGTCACGACACCGACGAATGCACATTACGCGTTAATTATGGCGGCGATTCGTGCGGGCAAGCATGTGTTCACGGAGAAAGTGCTTGCTTTCACGCGGCAGGAATGCCTCGATATTCTTCATGCAGCCAAGGACGCCGATGTAAATGTCATGGTCTCACTGCCACGTTTGACGGATGCTTATTACGTGGTTGCCCAGGATGCCCTCGACAGGGGCTTACTTGGAAACCTAACTTCCGTCCGTTGCCGTCTCGCTCACAATGGCGCTGTCCCTACAGAGCAGGCGCCAAGCGGTTGGCTGCCTGCCCATTTCTTTGATGCAGAACTTTGTGGCGGTGGTGCCTTAATTGACCTCGGTGCACATCCCATTTACCTGACAAACCGTTTGGCTGGTCAGCCCACGGCGGTCTCGGCCCGCTTTAGCTCCTACCTCGATAAAGGCGTTGACGACAACTCCGTTGTCCTGGTTGAGTATGAATCCGGTGCTCTCGGGATTATTGAAGCTGGATTTGTCGCGGGCCGCAGTCCATTCTCGCTTGAGATGCATGGCACGGAAGGCTCTGTTCTGGTTGAGGATTCGAATCTGAAAATCAAGAGCCGTAAACTGCCTGAGGACAGGTGGTACCTTGTTGATAATACAGCTGATGCACAGGTTCTATCACAATATTTTCCGGTTCACCATCGTTTGCCGATGCCGATGGAACAATGGGTACAGTCCATTACTGATGGTATCGAACCGAGCATCACTGCGTATGACGTAATTGGATTGACTGCGATTAACGAGGCGGCCGCTGCGTCAAATGCGACCGCATCGCGCGTCACCGTAGCACCTTTTGAAGCCTAA
- a CDS encoding DeoR/GlpR transcriptional regulator has protein sequence MLLRDHMVKVADLVREFDVSEETIRRDLNELERDGIAQKNYGGAVLTEDFIASMTSITPVDERRTQMGEEKDAIGRMAAKLVKEDQVVIVDAGSTTWSVAKHLGELNRLTVITNGINVAQELSHNQNFSVFVIGGKLNTHLMSLVSPQPEIEMQKYTADYVFLGTSGISMKKGFTSADIYEAEVKRAMVGVGEKVVILADHTKLEKQGLISFSSFDDVDILITSSLANEEMLREIEKHGVEVLVCELQKT, from the coding sequence ATGCTGTTGCGAGACCACATGGTCAAGGTTGCTGACTTGGTTCGCGAGTTCGATGTCTCTGAAGAGACCATCCGTCGCGACCTGAACGAGTTGGAGCGGGACGGAATTGCACAGAAAAATTATGGCGGGGCTGTGCTTACAGAGGACTTCATCGCAAGCATGACGTCGATTACACCGGTCGACGAGCGGCGTACGCAGATGGGGGAAGAAAAGGATGCCATCGGCCGTATGGCGGCAAAGCTCGTCAAAGAGGACCAAGTGGTCATTGTCGACGCTGGTTCTACCACGTGGAGTGTTGCCAAACACCTTGGCGAGTTAAATCGATTGACAGTCATCACGAATGGAATCAACGTCGCGCAGGAACTGAGTCACAATCAGAACTTTTCCGTTTTTGTGATTGGCGGCAAGTTGAACACGCATCTGATGAGCCTAGTCAGTCCACAGCCGGAAATTGAGATGCAGAAATACACAGCTGACTACGTGTTTCTTGGCACGTCAGGTATTTCGATGAAAAAGGGTTTTACGAGTGCAGACATCTACGAAGCTGAAGTCAAGCGAGCGATGGTCGGCGTCGGTGAAAAGGTGGTCATTCTAGCCGATCATACCAAACTTGAAAAGCAGGGACTCATCTCCTTCAGTTCTTTTGACGATGTGGACATTCTCATAACCAGTAGTCTTGCGAATGAAGAGATGTTGCGCGAAATTGAAAAACACGGTGTCGAAGTCCTGGTGTGTGAACTGCAAAAAACCTGA
- a CDS encoding sugar phosphate isomerase/epimerase → MEIGLVTASFVAREGGYAMEPFMWGKAERRTREAFSGENFTEQFTELMEHIHGLGYRNVEIWNPHLPVTLSPSQVETAKDILESLGMHAVSYYFSVGGDMSDEFVESGFRTAKALGVDFIVGVLDGRQRHLAKRLCHRFEMKMALENHSEKTARELIDAIGSDGDCFGITCDTGWWGTYETDAVAAVRELAPYLLHMHLKDVKEAGKHDSCRFLAGVVPVDDVVRELVSQGYQGCIGIEHEPEHFDPSEDLEASRILVESWLQGNFGGETSFVNRQR, encoded by the coding sequence ATGGAAATTGGGCTCGTAACGGCAAGTTTTGTGGCGCGCGAGGGTGGATATGCGATGGAGCCGTTCATGTGGGGCAAAGCTGAACGCAGGACGCGAGAAGCTTTTAGTGGAGAAAATTTCACGGAACAATTCACTGAACTGATGGAACACATCCACGGTTTGGGTTATCGCAATGTTGAGATTTGGAACCCACATCTCCCGGTCACTTTGAGCCCTTCCCAGGTCGAAACCGCCAAAGACATTCTGGAGAGTCTTGGAATGCATGCCGTCAGCTACTATTTTTCTGTTGGCGGTGATATGTCGGATGAATTTGTTGAGTCTGGATTTCGAACTGCAAAGGCACTCGGCGTTGATTTTATCGTCGGAGTGCTTGATGGCCGCCAGCGTCATCTTGCAAAACGACTCTGTCATCGCTTCGAGATGAAGATGGCTTTGGAAAACCATTCCGAAAAGACAGCTCGCGAGTTGATAGACGCAATCGGCAGCGATGGCGATTGTTTTGGGATTACATGTGACACAGGCTGGTGGGGAACCTACGAGACCGACGCTGTAGCGGCCGTCAGGGAACTCGCTCCCTATTTGTTGCACATGCATCTTAAAGACGTGAAAGAAGCCGGGAAACACGATAGTTGCCGCTTTCTTGCGGGAGTTGTTCCAGTCGATGACGTTGTGCGGGAACTGGTGAGCCAAGGATATCAGGGGTGCATAGGCATCGAGCATGAACCGGAACACTTCGACCCGAGCGAAGACTTGGAGGCGTCTCGAATCCTTGTTGAAAGTTGGTTGCAGGGCAATTTTGGCGGAGAGACTTCTTTTGTCAACAGGCAGAGATAA
- a CDS encoding glycoside hydrolase family 2, with protein MTLNGPWEFAFDNADYGMVEKWYTGPEGLQAMAPFTHTIMVPFAVESRLSGIADTGFHDVVWYRKAFEVPEAFAGKRIVLHFGAVDYRAVVWVNGQLAMSHEGGHTPFSGDITDLLVPADNTIVVRAEDAVRDLAQPRGKQYWASKSTGIFYTRTTGIWQSVWLEAVASVYIESAKFTPDIDNGEVEVEVKVHASHHALADSVRAAQFHQPEQPHYHLQIEIRFSGELISQDRLLVTERVLVRRIGLTDFKVHRTGKLWSPEHPHLYDVTLWLYKTSPVPEIRTAPSLVNVTTPEQLHAPAPELLHARASEPLDTVQTYFGMRKIAVAQGKVLLNNHPYYMKLILDQGYFPDGILTPPSDDDIRRDVELTKQMGFNGVRKHQKIEDPRFLYWCDRLGLMVWGEMANTYLFSADAVRRITSEFQEMVHRDYNHPSIVAWVPINESWGVPRLLSDPRQAAHLASLYYLAKSLDTTRLVISNDGWEHAISDLLTIHDYESAGDVLRERYAAVESTLAGMPSERFLYSPGFSYRGEPIYVTEFGGIAFKTGDGEGWGYSGASDEQDFIERFRAVIEAMHQSPIIQGYCYTQLTDVEQEMNGLLTYQRKPKVPLEVIHGIVKGKR; from the coding sequence ATGACCTTAAATGGGCCATGGGAGTTTGCCTTCGACAATGCAGACTACGGTATGGTTGAAAAATGGTACACGGGTCCTGAAGGTCTCCAGGCGATGGCGCCTTTCACGCACACCATCATGGTGCCGTTCGCTGTCGAAAGCCGACTCAGCGGTATTGCTGATACAGGATTCCATGACGTGGTGTGGTATCGGAAAGCGTTTGAGGTGCCAGAGGCTTTTGCCGGAAAACGGATTGTCCTGCACTTTGGGGCGGTTGACTATCGGGCGGTGGTTTGGGTGAACGGCCAACTGGCCATGTCACACGAGGGCGGGCATACCCCCTTTTCCGGAGATATCACGGATTTACTAGTGCCAGCAGACAACACCATCGTCGTGAGAGCAGAAGATGCAGTACGTGATTTGGCTCAGCCTCGAGGTAAACAGTACTGGGCGTCGAAATCCACTGGTATTTTCTACACCCGGACCACAGGCATTTGGCAGAGTGTTTGGTTAGAGGCTGTAGCCTCGGTTTACATCGAAAGTGCCAAATTCACTCCTGATATCGATAATGGCGAAGTCGAGGTAGAGGTCAAAGTCCATGCGAGCCATCACGCGTTAGCAGATTCAGTGCGCGCGGCTCAATTTCATCAACCGGAACAACCCCACTACCATCTCCAAATTGAGATCCGTTTCAGCGGGGAACTCATCTCACAGGACCGGTTGCTTGTCACCGAACGCGTACTTGTTCGTCGGATCGGCTTGACGGACTTCAAAGTCCACCGGACCGGGAAGTTGTGGAGTCCAGAACACCCGCACCTCTATGATGTGACACTATGGCTTTACAAGACCAGTCCAGTTCCCGAGATTAGGACTGCACCCTCATTGGTGAACGTGACAACACCCGAGCAATTGCATGCCCCCGCACCGGAGCTGCTGCACGCCAGGGCATCAGAACCTTTGGACACAGTGCAGACCTATTTTGGAATGCGCAAAATTGCCGTTGCGCAAGGCAAGGTGCTGCTGAACAACCACCCGTATTACATGAAGCTGATTCTAGATCAAGGCTACTTTCCAGATGGCATCCTGACTCCACCAAGTGACGACGACATTCGCCGCGACGTTGAACTCACCAAACAGATGGGCTTCAATGGTGTGCGCAAGCATCAGAAGATCGAGGACCCACGTTTTCTCTACTGGTGTGACCGCCTTGGACTCATGGTCTGGGGGGAGATGGCAAACACCTATCTGTTCAGCGCAGACGCAGTACGTCGAATCACGAGTGAGTTTCAGGAGATGGTCCATCGCGATTACAACCATCCCTCGATTGTCGCCTGGGTGCCTATCAACGAGAGTTGGGGAGTCCCGCGATTGCTGAGCGACCCGCGGCAGGCGGCCCATCTCGCGAGCCTCTACTATCTCGCGAAATCGCTCGATACCACGCGGCTTGTCATCTCAAACGACGGCTGGGAGCACGCCATATCTGACTTGCTCACCATCCACGACTACGAGAGTGCCGGAGATGTTTTGCGAGAACGGTACGCTGCGGTAGAATCCACGCTTGCAGGCATGCCGTCGGAACGATTCCTGTATAGCCCTGGATTTTCCTACCGAGGTGAGCCGATTTACGTCACCGAGTTCGGTGGTATCGCTTTTAAAACCGGAGACGGAGAAGGATGGGGATACTCTGGCGCCTCTGACGAGCAGGATTTCATCGAGCGGTTTCGGGCTGTGATTGAGGCCATGCACCAGTCGCCCATCATTCAGGGCTACTGCTACACGCAACTCACGGACGTGGAGCAGGAAATGAACGGCCTCCTTACCTATCAACGTAAGCCAAAGGTACCCCTTGAAGTCATTCACGGCATCGTCAAGGGTAAAAGATAG
- a CDS encoding Gfo/Idh/MocA family oxidoreductase, whose protein sequence is MKSVKIGIIGCGNISEIYLKNAKDFGLDVKRVADIDLSRAQARAEQFGVPHFGSVEDLLQDGEIELVINLTVPQVHASVAMQVLEAGKHVYTEKPIALQLEDAKRLKQVATDRGLLVGNAPDTFLGGGLQTCRKLIDDGWIGEPVATTAFMTSHGPESWHPNPEFFYQVGGGPMFDMGPYYLTALVNLIGPVKRLTGMTRVTFSERTITSAPKFGEKVSVEIPTHVTGMMEFASGAIGSIMTSFDIWSSELPRIEVYGTEGTLSVPDPNTFGGPIRFRRRGSQQWDEIPLLFGFAENSRGLGAADMVQTLRTGERHRAHIDLAVHVLELMHGFHVSSDDGRHYAVESTCERPAPLPLGFSKERLQLL, encoded by the coding sequence GTGAAATCCGTGAAGATTGGCATCATTGGCTGTGGCAACATTAGTGAGATCTACCTGAAGAACGCGAAGGACTTTGGACTCGACGTCAAACGTGTGGCGGACATTGACCTCTCCCGGGCGCAGGCACGTGCAGAGCAGTTTGGTGTTCCGCATTTCGGCAGTGTGGAGGATTTGCTCCAGGACGGGGAGATAGAACTCGTCATTAACCTTACGGTTCCACAAGTGCACGCATCGGTTGCGATGCAGGTACTTGAGGCTGGAAAGCACGTGTACACAGAGAAACCCATTGCTCTGCAGTTGGAAGATGCGAAGCGTTTGAAACAGGTTGCAACGGACCGCGGGCTCCTCGTCGGCAACGCACCGGACACGTTTCTTGGCGGGGGGCTGCAGACGTGTCGTAAGTTAATTGATGATGGCTGGATTGGTGAACCCGTAGCGACCACTGCCTTCATGACCAGCCACGGTCCGGAGAGCTGGCATCCAAATCCTGAGTTTTTCTACCAGGTGGGAGGCGGCCCCATGTTCGATATGGGTCCCTATTACTTGACTGCGTTGGTTAACCTGATTGGCCCGGTGAAACGTTTGACAGGCATGACCCGGGTGACATTCTCAGAGCGCACTATCACTTCAGCACCGAAGTTCGGCGAAAAGGTCAGCGTTGAAATCCCAACCCACGTAACAGGGATGATGGAATTTGCCAGTGGAGCCATTGGCTCGATAATGACCAGTTTTGACATCTGGAGCTCGGAGCTGCCCCGGATTGAGGTCTACGGAACGGAAGGGACGCTGTCTGTGCCGGATCCGAATACGTTTGGCGGTCCCATCCGCTTCCGCCGACGCGGCTCGCAGCAGTGGGATGAGATTCCACTACTCTTTGGCTTCGCTGAGAACAGCCGTGGTCTCGGTGCAGCTGATATGGTGCAGACGCTGCGCACCGGCGAGCGTCATCGTGCTCATATCGATCTCGCTGTCCACGTCCTTGAGCTCATGCATGGCTTCCATGTTTCGTCTGATGACGGTCGTCATTACGCGGTGGAGTCGACTTGCGAGCGCCCCGCTCCGTTGCCTCTTGGGTTTTCCAAGGAACGGCTGCAATTGCTGTAA
- a CDS encoding alpha-mannosidase, translating to MSKPTLHMIGNAHIDPVWLWQWQEGFQEVKATFRSALDRMNEYDDFVFVSSSAQFYEWVENNDPAMFAQIKQRIEEGRWEIVGGWWIQPDCNIPGGESFVRQGLYGQHYFQEKLGKIARVGYNVDSFGHNGMLPQILRKSGMDSYVFLRPGPHEKGLPGHLFWWESDDGSRVLASRILFEYCTWGKDLEKHIRRCGDQLNAPVDELMCFYGVGNHGGGPTKENLDSIIRMNDHPAYPALPFSTPNRFVASILERRDLNLPVVHEDLQHHASGCYAAHSGIKRWNRKAENAMIAAEKFAQIANWTTAQPYPKDAFKQAWKDILFNQFHDILAGTSIEPAYDDALYLFGEAMAIAGRGLNNAVQSLSWNIDIPAIEGMKPIVVFNPHAWNSKVKVELELGGFAETARLVDDTGHVTAIQRIQSRATAHGRNRICFVADLPPLGYRVYQLLPNRDETIAPLQHQRTLSATDTVLENDWFKLEFDAQTGFIKDLHDKNQDFSIFRGDAAKAVVIEDKSDTWSHGVFQFQNEAGRFLAKSVKLVELGDVRAVIRVISEFDKSVLMQDFTMYRDLLQIDVHVTVDWHQQFQALKLRFPITVNFSKATYEIPYGHIERAVNGEEEPGQSWIDMTGIPRETGELYGISILNDGKYSFDVLNREMSITVLRSPIYAHHDPFVPQEDEAYTFIDTGIQKFTYSLLPHEGSWQQAGTVQRALELNQPPVAVIETYHAGSLPQADSFVSVDADNVIISVVKQAEDNDDLVIRCYEAHGRQTDTTIRLPRWGREISLEFGPSEIKTIRVPLAIDHEAYETDLLEWKTR from the coding sequence ATGTCAAAACCAACATTACACATGATTGGCAATGCGCATATCGATCCGGTCTGGCTGTGGCAATGGCAGGAGGGTTTTCAGGAGGTCAAAGCGACATTCCGTTCCGCGCTCGACCGTATGAACGAATACGACGACTTTGTGTTTGTCTCGAGTTCCGCTCAGTTCTATGAATGGGTTGAGAACAACGACCCGGCGATGTTTGCACAAATCAAGCAACGCATTGAAGAAGGTCGCTGGGAGATTGTCGGTGGATGGTGGATTCAACCGGACTGCAACATTCCAGGCGGCGAATCGTTTGTCCGGCAGGGGCTGTACGGCCAACATTATTTTCAGGAAAAATTAGGAAAAATAGCCCGCGTTGGCTATAATGTCGACAGCTTTGGCCATAACGGAATGCTGCCGCAGATCCTGCGAAAAAGCGGCATGGATTCGTACGTGTTTTTGCGGCCAGGCCCGCACGAAAAAGGGCTGCCAGGGCACCTCTTTTGGTGGGAGTCGGACGATGGGTCGCGTGTGCTCGCATCACGTATTTTGTTTGAATACTGCACATGGGGCAAGGACCTCGAGAAACACATTCGACGATGTGGGGACCAGTTGAATGCTCCAGTGGACGAATTAATGTGCTTCTACGGCGTCGGAAACCACGGTGGGGGTCCAACCAAGGAGAATCTCGACAGCATCATTCGCATGAACGACCATCCAGCGTACCCTGCGCTCCCGTTTAGTACGCCAAATCGCTTTGTGGCGTCGATTCTGGAACGGCGTGATTTGAACCTCCCCGTGGTTCATGAGGACCTTCAGCATCACGCTAGTGGCTGTTACGCAGCACATTCTGGTATTAAACGCTGGAATCGTAAGGCAGAAAATGCCATGATAGCGGCAGAGAAGTTCGCCCAGATTGCAAACTGGACTACAGCGCAGCCGTATCCGAAGGATGCGTTTAAACAGGCCTGGAAAGACATCCTGTTCAATCAGTTCCACGACATCCTTGCAGGAACCAGTATCGAGCCTGCTTACGATGATGCTCTGTACCTGTTTGGAGAAGCCATGGCGATTGCAGGCCGTGGTCTGAACAACGCCGTGCAGTCCCTGTCGTGGAACATCGACATCCCGGCTATTGAAGGCATGAAGCCCATTGTCGTCTTCAATCCTCATGCCTGGAATTCGAAAGTCAAAGTGGAACTGGAACTTGGCGGATTCGCAGAAACGGCCAGACTCGTCGACGATACGGGCCACGTGACAGCGATACAGCGCATTCAGTCACGAGCGACAGCACATGGCCGTAACCGCATCTGCTTCGTCGCAGACCTGCCGCCGCTCGGCTATCGGGTGTACCAGTTACTCCCGAATCGGGACGAAACTATCGCTCCATTGCAGCACCAGCGTACTTTGAGTGCAACCGACACGGTTCTTGAGAACGACTGGTTCAAGCTTGAGTTCGACGCGCAGACAGGGTTTATCAAAGACCTTCATGACAAGAATCAGGACTTCAGCATCTTCCGGGGTGATGCAGCGAAAGCCGTGGTTATCGAAGACAAAAGTGATACTTGGAGTCACGGTGTGTTCCAATTTCAGAACGAAGCCGGGCGATTTCTCGCAAAATCCGTCAAACTGGTGGAACTGGGCGACGTGCGTGCAGTCATTCGAGTCATCAGTGAGTTTGACAAGTCAGTCTTGATGCAGGACTTCACGATGTATCGTGACCTATTGCAGATTGACGTCCATGTCACAGTTGATTGGCATCAACAATTCCAAGCTCTGAAACTACGGTTCCCCATCACTGTGAATTTCAGCAAGGCGACCTACGAGATTCCGTACGGCCATATCGAGCGAGCGGTGAATGGTGAGGAAGAGCCTGGACAAAGCTGGATAGACATGACAGGAATCCCCCGGGAGACCGGCGAGTTGTATGGCATCAGCATTCTCAACGACGGTAAGTACAGCTTTGATGTGCTCAACCGTGAAATGAGCATCACGGTGTTGCGAAGCCCAATTTACGCACATCACGACCCGTTCGTGCCACAGGAGGATGAAGCGTACACGTTCATCGACACTGGCATCCAGAAGTTCACCTATTCACTGCTTCCGCATGAAGGCAGTTGGCAGCAAGCGGGAACCGTGCAGCGTGCATTGGAACTGAATCAGCCGCCTGTTGCGGTGATTGAGACGTACCATGCAGGGAGTCTGCCGCAAGCTGATTCGTTCGTCTCAGTGGACGCCGACAATGTCATCATTAGTGTTGTCAAACAGGCGGAAGACAACGATGACCTCGTGATTCGCTGTTATGAAGCACACGGTCGTCAGACCGATACGACAATTCGCTTGCCGAGATGGGGAAGAGAAATTTCGCTTGAGTTCGGTCCTTCAGAAATTAAGACCATACGCGTACCGCTCGCTATCGACCATGAGGCTTACGAGACGGACCTGTTGGAGTGGAAGACGCGTTAA
- a CDS encoding Gfo/Idh/MocA family oxidoreductase translates to MVKVAVVGVGWQGQTHVKTLLCMQNVDVVGLCDLDAACVRSVAAKFRVNPYSDYEGMLDAARPDAIVICTPPAVRLQLVEPAATRGIHCFIEKPPAKDLATARDVDKILQRSGVLHAVGFMFRYGRAVESCRQLIVGRRVALVRSAMLDGLALRPNWPRWFFDKARSGGPIFDQGIHLVDLSRYLLGEVDSVAGFQGNLVVPKSADFTVEDSATCLFRYQRGTLQNHTHAWAVEGFRAEMELISDELQLTLDLGGKSLRGNIAGEEVNQSFPEDDYYGLELEAFVEAVESGDRSVIRSTYTDSVASLRTTLAAVKALEESCVVTLE, encoded by the coding sequence ATGGTCAAGGTGGCAGTGGTTGGTGTTGGTTGGCAAGGGCAGACCCATGTCAAGACTTTGCTTTGCATGCAAAATGTTGACGTCGTTGGTCTGTGCGACCTCGATGCAGCATGCGTACGATCCGTTGCGGCAAAGTTTAGAGTCAACCCATATTCAGATTACGAAGGGATGCTTGATGCGGCCCGTCCTGACGCGATTGTTATCTGTACTCCGCCTGCAGTGAGACTGCAACTCGTCGAGCCAGCAGCAACACGCGGGATTCATTGTTTCATTGAGAAGCCACCCGCCAAGGACCTGGCTACCGCGCGGGATGTTGATAAAATCTTGCAGCGTTCCGGTGTCCTGCACGCAGTCGGGTTCATGTTTCGCTACGGTCGAGCTGTGGAGTCGTGCCGTCAGCTGATTGTGGGCCGACGGGTGGCTTTGGTACGCAGCGCGATGCTCGACGGACTGGCTCTGCGTCCGAACTGGCCAAGGTGGTTTTTTGACAAAGCGAGGTCGGGCGGTCCGATTTTTGATCAGGGCATCCACCTAGTCGACCTGTCGCGTTACCTGTTGGGGGAGGTGGACAGCGTAGCCGGCTTCCAAGGGAACCTCGTGGTGCCGAAATCAGCAGATTTCACAGTAGAAGACAGCGCCACCTGTCTGTTCCGCTACCAACGCGGTACGCTCCAGAACCACACCCATGCGTGGGCTGTCGAGGGCTTTCGGGCGGAGATGGAGTTGATTTCAGACGAACTCCAGCTCACGCTTGACCTTGGTGGCAAGTCCCTACGCGGCAACATCGCGGGTGAGGAGGTCAACCAGTCCTTTCCCGAAGATGACTACTACGGCTTGGAACTCGAGGCATTCGTGGAGGCGGTTGAGTCCGGCGACCGTTCGGTCATCCGCTCTACATACACCGACTCGGTGGCGTCCTTGCGGACGACTCTGGCAGCCGTAAAGGCACTTGAAGAGAGCTGTGTGGTCACTCTGGAGTAG